In Thermococcus camini, a genomic segment contains:
- a CDS encoding ATP-binding protein, producing the protein MISEFIDRENELKLLEEQWANLPSFVVLYGRRRTGKTRLLVEFSKRKRAFFHTFMEDTRERQIRKLREELASFFNDELFLSLDDWYSLFKYLSLKIEEKTLIILDEFSYALKSDRTILSALQRAWDHDLSRKPVMLVLSGSLIGMMVDEVLSYSSPLYGRRTASFRLRPLTVFDSLKFFSNFRTGLELYMLIGGIPSYLIVASRYRDTGTFVEETFLKPEGFFYDEPYILLSGELRELKTYFSILSAMAHGKTRPSEIASYAGLEGRKVYPYLENLIRLGFVERELPVAKKEKRGIYRLKDPMLLTWFSIVPKNRTGIELGLVTYDDVKEDLQRILGVRFEDVAREFLIELNKAEKLPFKFTRIGCWWHRGEEIDLVAVEGNMKKVLLVEVKWKDMRKREARGVLKDLKRKFKLMGLEGWEAYFGLMARKVEGKGGLKEEGFNVWDLDDLEVPRG; encoded by the coding sequence ATGATTAGTGAATTTATTGACCGTGAAAACGAGCTTAAGTTGCTTGAAGAGCAGTGGGCGAATCTTCCTTCGTTTGTGGTTTTATACGGGAGGCGGAGGACGGGAAAAACCCGGCTTCTGGTTGAGTTTTCAAAGAGGAAGCGGGCGTTCTTTCACACATTTATGGAGGATACACGGGAAAGACAGATCAGGAAACTCCGGGAGGAACTGGCCTCATTTTTCAATGATGAGCTGTTTCTGAGCCTCGACGACTGGTATTCCCTGTTCAAGTACCTATCATTAAAAATCGAGGAAAAAACGTTGATAATCCTCGACGAGTTCAGCTACGCCCTCAAGAGTGACAGGACGATACTAAGTGCCCTGCAGAGGGCCTGGGATCATGACCTCTCAAGAAAGCCGGTTATGCTGGTTTTGTCCGGCTCGCTCATAGGCATGATGGTTGATGAAGTCCTCAGTTATTCCTCCCCCCTCTACGGCAGGAGAACCGCAAGTTTTCGACTCAGACCCCTTACCGTCTTTGATTCACTTAAGTTCTTCAGCAATTTTAGAACTGGTCTGGAGCTGTACATGCTCATCGGAGGCATTCCCTCTTACCTTATAGTGGCTTCCAGGTACAGGGACACCGGAACGTTTGTCGAGGAAACCTTTCTGAAGCCGGAGGGCTTCTTCTACGACGAGCCATATATCCTCCTCTCAGGGGAACTCAGGGAGCTGAAGACTTACTTCTCCATACTCTCCGCGATGGCTCACGGGAAAACCAGGCCCTCGGAGATAGCAAGCTACGCCGGGCTGGAGGGGAGAAAAGTGTATCCCTATCTGGAGAACCTCATCCGCCTCGGTTTTGTGGAAAGGGAACTGCCGGTTGCAAAAAAGGAGAAGCGCGGTATCTACAGGCTAAAAGACCCGATGCTGCTCACATGGTTTTCGATAGTGCCCAAAAACAGGACGGGCATAGAGCTGGGTCTCGTGACTTACGACGACGTTAAAGAAGACCTCCAGAGGATTCTGGGGGTTCGCTTTGAAGACGTTGCGAGGGAGTTTCTGATCGAGCTGAACAAGGCTGAGAAGCTGCCTTTTAAGTTCACCCGGATAGGCTGCTGGTGGCACAGGGGCGAGGAAATCGACCTGGTGGCGGTGGAAGGCAATATGAAAAAAGTCCTTCTTGTGGAAGTAAAGTGGAAAGACATGAGAAAACGGGAAGCCCGTGGAGTTCTGAAAGATTTGAAAAGGAAGTTCAAGCTTATGGGCCTCGAAGGATGGGAGGCGTATTTTGGTCTCATGGCAAGGAAAGTTGAGGGAAAAGGGGGTCTGAAGGAAGAGGGTTTTAACGTGTGGGATCTTGATGATCTTGAGGTTCCGCGAGGTTAA
- a CDS encoding SufD family Fe-S cluster assembly protein has protein sequence MFIEREALERLTYQKYGDSPTIKSYTKWKLFEENSPLKLPTEAEAGDVPIKGHVVLSGSDAEFSLPSGVELSEGTLGLSQPEESRILGFHFYALRKAYRLRITGDLVEPLVIVSHLSAKAFISHHISIEAENVRAPIIIYDMAEEGTKSLVVELKAKNAELEVLTVGRHGSLSHYLLRASLGGGTRVKAFTVISAGEMSHHREDYSLEGAKSELILRGMPIAIGSSVDYLTNVLQYGERSKSETRVHGFSYENGWTVHRGVAKVFESARNSSSGVISQITIMDEGSLGVSVPMLEVDTGEIESAFHSSAVRQFDEDALFYLRSRGLDSDEAMSLFVHGIGEALSSHLERLRSKARSATVELVGELL, from the coding sequence ATGTTCATTGAGAGGGAAGCACTCGAAAGGCTAACCTACCAGAAGTACGGCGACAGCCCAACCATAAAGAGCTACACCAAGTGGAAGCTCTTCGAGGAGAACTCGCCGCTCAAACTGCCGACAGAGGCGGAAGCAGGGGACGTTCCGATAAAGGGGCACGTCGTTTTATCGGGAAGCGATGCCGAGTTTAGCCTTCCGTCCGGTGTTGAGCTGAGCGAGGGGACTTTAGGCCTCTCCCAGCCCGAAGAGTCGAGAATCCTCGGCTTCCACTTCTACGCCCTCCGGAAAGCCTACCGGCTTAGGATTACCGGGGATCTGGTGGAGCCCCTTGTCATAGTCTCCCACCTCTCGGCAAAAGCCTTCATCAGCCACCACATAAGCATCGAGGCCGAGAACGTCAGGGCCCCGATAATAATCTACGACATGGCCGAGGAAGGGACGAAGTCCCTCGTGGTCGAGCTCAAAGCTAAGAACGCCGAGCTTGAAGTCCTTACCGTTGGAAGGCACGGCTCTCTATCCCACTACCTCCTCAGGGCAAGCCTTGGGGGAGGAACCAGAGTTAAGGCATTCACGGTCATAAGCGCCGGGGAAATGAGCCACCATCGCGAGGACTACTCCCTTGAAGGGGCAAAGAGTGAGTTAATACTCAGGGGAATGCCGATAGCCATTGGAAGCTCGGTGGACTACCTCACCAACGTCCTCCAGTACGGCGAAAGGAGCAAAAGCGAGACGAGGGTTCACGGGTTCTCCTACGAGAACGGCTGGACTGTCCACAGGGGGGTTGCGAAGGTCTTTGAGAGTGCCAGGAACTCATCGAGCGGTGTGATCTCTCAGATAACCATAATGGACGAGGGTTCACTCGGCGTCAGCGTGCCGATGCTTGAGGTAGATACAGGAGAGATTGAGTCGGCCTTCCACTCATCAGCCGTTAGACAGTTTGACGAGGACGCCCTGTTCTACCTGAGGTCGAGGGGACTCGACAGCGACGAGGCAATGAGCCTCTTCGTCCACGGTATCGGAGAGGCATTAAGCAGTCACCTCGAAAGGCTGAGGAGCAAGGCCAGAAGCGCCACCGTGGAGCTCGTTGGGGAGCTCCTATGA